The stretch of DNA TCGATCAGCAGTTCGCCGAGGGCCTTGAGGTCGCCGAGCGGGCAGGGCGTGCCGTTGATATAGCCGCGCGAACGTCCTTCGGCGGTGATGACCCGGCGCAGGATGCACGGGCCATCGTTTTCGAGGTCGCGCTCGGCCAGCCAGGCATGGGCTTCAGGGATGTCGACCAGATCGAAGGTCGCGAGAATGTCGGCCTTGTCGGCGCCCGGGCGGACCACGCCGCTGTCGGCGCGATCGCCGAGGGTCAGGCCCAGTGCGTCGAGCATGATCGACTTGCCGGCGCCGGTTTCCCCTGTGATCACGCTCATCCCGCGATCGAGTTCGAGATCGAGATGTTCAACGATGGCGTAGTTGTGTACGGACAGGTGCACCAGCATAAAGGCCGCTCCCAGGCTTTAGGTCTGGTTATTTATACAGTGTTTTGTTTCTGGCTGACAATGCCTTCGCTTAGCTCGATTCGCTTGATCCGATCAAATGCTTAGTCCGGCCGGGAATGACAATGCAGCACTTTTTTGTAGGGGTAATCATTGCAGGCCCTTGAAGCCTGATTTTGCGGCCCCATATATCGGGGCAGAAGCGCGAGTCGAGCTCGCGGACGTAATTGAAAGGAGAATTCTATGGCTGACGAACAGACAGTAGATACGCAAAATCCAGAAGCCAATCAGGCGCCCGAGACTTCGGGTGACGACCTGGCGACCCGTGTACAAGTGCTCGAAGAGCAATTGGCCGCCGCGCAGGATCAGTCTCTGCGCGTAGCTGCCGATCTGCAGAACGTCCGCCGTCGTGCCGAACAGGACGTCGAAAAGGCGCACAAGTTTGCCCTGGAAAAATTCGCCAGTGACTTGTTGCCGATCGTCGACAGCCTGGAGCGCGGCCTCGAGCTGTCGAACCCGGACGACGAAAGCATCCGTCCGATGCGCGAAGGCATCGAGCTGACCCTGAAAATGTTCCACGACACCCTCAAGCGCTATCAGCTTGAAGCGATTGATCCGCATGGCGAGCCGTTCAACGCGGTTCACCATCAGGCGATGGCCATGCAGGAAAGCGCCGATGTTGAGCCAAACAGCGTGCTGAAGGTGTTCCAGAAGGGCTATCAGCTCAACGGTCGCCTGTTGCGTCCGGCCATGGTTGTGGTCAGCAAGGCGCCGGCGCCAATTTCGCCTTCGATTGACGAGAAGGCTTGAAATTAGCCGCAAGGCCCCCATTTAGAAGTCAAGCGTTTAAGTATTACCGCAGTTAGCCACAACTGCTGCGGCAAAAAAATCCAAAGTTTCGGGAGAGTGAACATGGGCAAAATTATCGGTATCGACCTGGGGACTACCAACTCCTGCGTCTCCGTGCTGGAAAACGGCAAAGCCAAAGTTATTGAAAACGCTGAAGGCGCGCGCACCACGCCGTCGATCATCGCTTACGCCAACGATGGCGAAATCCTGGTAGGTCAGTCGGCCAAGCGTCAGGCAGTGACCAACCCGCACAACACCCTGTACGCAGTAAAGCGTCTGATCGGTCGTCGTTTCGACGAAGAGGTTGTGCAGAAAGACATCCAGATGGTCCCTTACAAGATCGTCAAGGCTGACAACAACGACGCCTGGGTAGAAGTGAACGGCCAGAAAATGGCGCCGCCACAAATCTCGGCTGAAATCCTGAAAAAGATGAAGAAGACCGCCGAAGACTACCTCGGCGAGCCTGTGACCGAAGCGGTGATCACCGTTCCGGCCTACTTCAACGACAGCCAGCGTCAGGCGACCAAAGACGCCGGCCGCATCGCCGGTCTGGACGTAAAACGTATCATCAACGAACCAACCGCAGCTGCTCTGGCTTACGGTATGGACAAGGCCAAGGGCGATCACACCGTGATCGTTTACGACCTGGGTGGCGGTACTTTCGACGTTTCCGTGATCGAGATCGCTGAAGTTGACGGCGAGCACCAGTTCGAAGTGTTGGCCACCAACGGTGACACGTTCCTGGGCGGTGAAGACTTCGACATTCGTCTGATCGACTACCTCGTTGACGAATTCAAGAAAGAAAGCGGCATGAACCTCAAGGGTGATCCGCTGGCCATGCAGCGCCTGAAAGAAGCCGCTGAGAAAGCCAAGATCGAGCTGTCTTCCGCTCAGTCGACCGACGTCAACCTGCCGTACATCACTGCAGATGCCACC from Pseudomonas sp. P8_229 encodes:
- the grpE gene encoding nucleotide exchange factor GrpE, which gives rise to MADEQTVDTQNPEANQAPETSGDDLATRVQVLEEQLAAAQDQSLRVAADLQNVRRRAEQDVEKAHKFALEKFASDLLPIVDSLERGLELSNPDDESIRPMREGIELTLKMFHDTLKRYQLEAIDPHGEPFNAVHHQAMAMQESADVEPNSVLKVFQKGYQLNGRLLRPAMVVVSKAPAPISPSIDEKA